The sequence below is a genomic window from Paenibacillus silvisoli.
TCAGGGACATCGGTCGGCAATCGAAGGCGCCATATCGCATAGTGCGCGGCTTCCCAAGGAATGAATTTCACACTGGATCGGACAATGGACGTTAACGGACTGATCCGGCGGCCATCCGCATGGACCACCTGAAGCTTCAACTTTCGTTTACCGATCGTCCCCATGGACGGAGATGCTTCGGATACGACGAAATAAAGCATAACCGGCAACGTAATGAACATGGCTCCCGTTAATTCGGCGATTACCGGACTGCCGGAAAATAAAGGAGTCAGTACAGGTCGCAGCAAGAACGAGAGTAACACGAGACAAACACCGTAAGCCGCAATGACCAAATAATCGATGAAAAGCGCAAATAATCGCAAACGATACTGGGGTATGAGCATGCAAGCTGCAGTCCCTTCTTGGCTTAATTTTGAAGCTTCGCCAACGCCGCCTCAATCCCGTCCCAGCGATCCAGACAGTGAAACTGAATCATCTCCAAATCGTTCTGCTGCTGGGCGTCTTCTCTATTCCGGTACAAAATATTCATCATCCATTGGGTTAAATTCCTCAGCTGAGCCTGAAAGGCATAAAACCGCAATAAGTCGATATTCGGGCTGAACGTCCGACCCGACGCTACATTATATGCGGCTACGAATCGGTCAAGATGCTGCGTAAGGTACCCGACCATCTCACGCTCGGGCGGAGCCCATGTAACGGATTCCCAGTCGATAAAGATTAGCCCCTCCGAAGACTGAATCATATTCCCGCCCCACAAATCCCCGTGGCACAGGACATAGTCTTGCTGCGTCGAGGAGGTAAAACTCAGCTGCAAGGCTTGGATTCGAGCGAAAACGGATCGAATTGCATTCTCTTTCGGCACAACGATTGCCGTTAACTCCGATCCATAGCGATCCAGCCGATGGGGATCGTTCGCGAGCAAATCCAAGCAACCATTCAGCTCCTGCTCAAACGATAGACTATAATCTTCCATCGGAAGCTGAACGAGATCAACGACCGTGGAGGTTGTTTGATGCAGCTTAGCCGCTTGAGCCGCGATCTGCTCAACAAGCGCTTCCGAGAAGGGATGCGCATCCGCCAACGTCTGACCTTCCACCCAAGGGAAGAGGACGCCCACTATATCCTCGGTTTCTACCGCGAATTTCTCTTCTAAATTCAATACAGGATAAACGGCTTGTTCAAATAAACGCGTCTCCTGAAGGGCATGCAGCACAGGCAAATACATCCGCGCGCGCTCAATGGCTGCCGGTTGCATATTTCGGTCCAAAAGCTTAAAGTAATAGTCCTGTCCATTCGAGCATGCAACCCGATATCCGTAGGACATATCTCCGATAGGGATAAACGCGATCGTATTCGCCTGCAGACCGTAATGATCCGCTAGCAACTGCGCAATTCTATCATTTGGTAAAGCATGCGGAACTTTCATCTTTGTCCTCCTACCCGAATAGATAGAGTGTTATACTGAGACAAAGCCAATCCAGGAATGAGAGTGATTGACATGGACATCAGCATCAAACGAAAAGGCGACTATATCGAATCCGTTTCTACGAAAGGAGCCGTCATCTCCTTGGTCAGTTCGGGCGACGGCACCGAGATTATTCACCATAAGCTGGAGAGCGGCTTCCGGTGGTACATCGCGCCTGAAGAAGGCTGGTTAGCGCTGGAATATGTCCATATCCTCTCGGGAGAACTGGTTTGGCAAAAGCAAGACGGAGACGTCGTGCTGAAATCCGGAGATTCCATCACCGCGTATATGCTGACGGAAATGGCTAATTTTATCGCTGCCCAAGAAACCGAGTTTCTCTACATCGTTTCCCGTCCTTATTTTCACAATTACAGCGGATCGATTCAGAAGCTCTTCGATTTCGCGGTGAACATTGAAGAGAAAGACGGCTACACCTCCGATCACTGCGATCGGATCAAACGGCTTTCCTTACTGGTAGGCGAGAAGATGGGCCTATCGTCCTATGAGCTGTATATTTTAAATTTGGCCGGTTTCCTCCATGATATCGGAAAAACGAAAATTCCGGAGCATATTCTCAACAAACCCAGCAAGCTAACGGATGAAGAATACGAGCAGATGAAGCTGCATACGACCTATGGCAAGCGGCTGCTTCACGAGTCGGGTATACCCGATTTGCGGCTTGTTGGCGACGTCGTCGAACAGCATCATGAGCGGTATGACGGCAAAGGCTATCCCCACAGACTGCAAGGCGATCAAATTTCCAAGCTGGCGGCCATTATTGCGGTCGTCGATTCCTACGATGCCATGACGATCGATCGGGTCTACCAGAAAGGTCGGCCTCGCGATGAAGCTTTACAGGAAATCGAACGCTTCAGCGGAACCATGTATAACCCTGACATCGTGAAGGTCTTTCTATCGATCAGCGACCAATTATGACGACTATATTAATATAGGTCTTAATTCCTAAAAATAGTAGACAAGAACTATGAAAATCAATATAGTTAGAGTAGTAACTTTTGGTATTAAACGGGGAGGTGAAGCTCATGAAACGAATGCTGCTCATCGGTACGGCGATCTTGGCTTGCCAGCTCATATTTGCGGGAATGGCCAGCGCCGCAACCTATACGCCATCCAACGATAAATACATAAATGTTAACCTTCCGGTATCGTTGCCGGATCTAGGCACAGGCGCTTTGACGTTTAACACGCAGCAAGCACTGTATGCCAATGTGATTACCCCTGTACTTAAACCGACAGGTCTAACATTCAACTACTTCTATACTTGGGTAACCGTTAATGGTTCTCCGATTCTTGCCGTAGACCCCGCCAAAGTCGGTTTCTAAACGGTTTGAAACACGAGCAGCCGATCATACTGATCGGCTGCTCGTTCGTTTATAACGCGCATCTACCTCAACATATTGTCCACGGACTTGCTGAGCATGCCGAAAATAAACCTCGGCGCGATCCGGTTCATAAGCTTTAAGCCGTTGCTTTGCCCGGGCCGGATTTCGAAGTCGTCCCGCTCCATCCCCCGCACGGCAACGCCAACCATTTTGGAGACGTTCATCGCTTTCGAGCCCGCTAGATCCGCGGCGTCGAACGAATCTACCAGCGGCGTCTCTGTCAGAGGCGGCGCCAGCTCGAACACCTTTACATTCGTGTGCTTGAGCTGCACCCGCAGAGATTGCGTATACGAGTGAAGCCCCGCTTTAGCCGCGCAATACACCGGCGAGATCGGCAGCGGGACGAAAGCAAGGCCGGACGAGACATTCATGATCGCGGCCGACTTTTGCGCTTTGAGATGCGGCAGAAACTGTTTGACCATCCGGATCGGACCGCTCAAGTTCGTTTCGATTTCGCGATTGAGATCGTCCAGATCGATGTTCTCATCATGCAGATTAAGCTTGCGCATAAATCCAGCATTATTAATAAGCACATTGAGGGCCGGAAATTGCTTCACCACCGTGTCGCACAGCGCTTCTATCGCTTGCGGATCACCAGCGTCGCTCCGCAGCGTATGCACGGCAGGCAGCTTCTTCTTCGCCGCGTCCAGCTTCGCCTGATCGCGCCCCGTTATAATGACGATGTTCCCTAGCTGAAGCAGCTGCTCTGCAAACTCAAAGCCGATGCCGGACGTGCCTCCTGTGATGAGTACCGTGTTGCCGTTCATTTTCATATGCGTCTTTCCTATCCTTCCATTAGTTGAATAGAGTACTATGTTCTCGAACGTTGTCGTACAATCCTGCTGCGGTCGTTTGCTTCAACAAAAAAAGCAACCGCCCCCTTCGGCCGATTGCCCCGTTCCATTATTCCATCTATGAGGCCGAACTGCTAGCTGCTAACTGCTAGATGCTTGCTGCCTCTTCTGAATCGC
It includes:
- a CDS encoding HD-GYP domain-containing protein, which encodes MDISIKRKGDYIESVSTKGAVISLVSSGDGTEIIHHKLESGFRWYIAPEEGWLALEYVHILSGELVWQKQDGDVVLKSGDSITAYMLTEMANFIAAQETEFLYIVSRPYFHNYSGSIQKLFDFAVNIEEKDGYTSDHCDRIKRLSLLVGEKMGLSSYELYILNLAGFLHDIGKTKIPEHILNKPSKLTDEEYEQMKLHTTYGKRLLHESGIPDLRLVGDVVEQHHERYDGKGYPHRLQGDQISKLAAIIAVVDSYDAMTIDRVYQKGRPRDEALQEIERFSGTMYNPDIVKVFLSISDQL
- a CDS encoding RDD family protein, giving the protein MLIPQYRLRLFALFIDYLVIAAYGVCLVLLSFLLRPVLTPLFSGSPVIAELTGAMFITLPVMLYFVVSEASPSMGTIGKRKLKLQVVHADGRRISPLTSIVRSSVKFIPWEAAHYAIWRLRLPTDVPETVLMVILISVNVAMILYLVCPLTNKKRKAVHDWVAGTYVVCRRDEKGL
- a CDS encoding phosphotransferase family protein, whose translation is MKVPHALPNDRIAQLLADHYGLQANTIAFIPIGDMSYGYRVACSNGQDYYFKLLDRNMQPAAIERARMYLPVLHALQETRLFEQAVYPVLNLEEKFAVETEDIVGVLFPWVEGQTLADAHPFSEALVEQIAAQAAKLHQTTSTVVDLVQLPMEDYSLSFEQELNGCLDLLANDPHRLDRYGSELTAIVVPKENAIRSVFARIQALQLSFTSSTQQDYVLCHGDLWGGNMIQSSEGLIFIDWESVTWAPPEREMVGYLTQHLDRFVAAYNVASGRTFSPNIDLLRFYAFQAQLRNLTQWMMNILYRNREDAQQQNDLEMIQFHCLDRWDGIEAALAKLQN
- a CDS encoding SDR family oxidoreductase — translated: MKMNGNTVLITGGTSGIGFEFAEQLLQLGNIVIITGRDQAKLDAAKKKLPAVHTLRSDAGDPQAIEALCDTVVKQFPALNVLINNAGFMRKLNLHDENIDLDDLNREIETNLSGPIRMVKQFLPHLKAQKSAAIMNVSSGLAFVPLPISPVYCAAKAGLHSYTQSLRVQLKHTNVKVFELAPPLTETPLVDSFDAADLAGSKAMNVSKMVGVAVRGMERDDFEIRPGQSNGLKLMNRIAPRFIFGMLSKSVDNMLR